GCCAGACCGAAGGCCAGCGCCACCGCGCCGAACCGGGCGCCGGTGGCGCCGACCCAGACCACCCGGCGCAGGGGCCCGCCGGAGGGGGTCGCGGCGCGCCGCAGCACGAGGCCGGCTGTCCAGCGGAGCCAGAAGAAGTTCGCCACCGTGATGGCGCCACCCACGAGGGCGCCGGCGGCCTGCGCGGGCCCGGCCAGGGTGAAGGCCGCGGTGGCGATGAGGGCGACGAGGCCGGCCGTCAACCAGGCCACTCGCCGGGCCAGCTCGCCGTCGGCGCTGGGGGCCTGGGGCGTCGGATCAGTCCTGGCGGTCCTGCCTGCCATCGAACACACCTGTCGCCCGGAAGAGGTTGACGAAGCCCGCCGCAATCCCCAACAGGAGCCCGACCAGGGTGAGCCACGGTGAGGTGCCGAGCCACCCGTCCAGGGCATGGCCTCCCCAGAGACCCAGCACCGTGGAGATCACCAGCGTGAGCCCCACCCCACTGAGGACGCCGAGCTGCTGCACCCAGCGCCGGTCCGGCCGCGGACCTTCGTCGCTCACGCGCGCCCCGGGGGCAGGAGGGGGAAGCTTGTGAAGGAAGACACTAGCACAGTTCCCGGGCCCTGACAACCCCGGACGCTCGTTCCCGGCGCGCGCTCATCCGAACATCCCGCCCATCCGGGCCCCGGCGATCCGATTGATGGCGACCAGGCAGAAGGCGGCGACCGCGATGAGCACGACGCCGAGGGCCGCCGCCTCGCTGGCGCTGCCCGCGATGTAGAAGTTGAAGATCCCGACGGTGATCGTCTCCCAGCCGCCCAGCGAGAGAAAGAGCACCGCGGAGGCCTCCTGGAGCGACGTCATGAACGAGAAGAGCCCGCCGACCAGGACACCCTTCCAGATGAGGGGCAGCGTCACGTCCCGGAAGGCGCGGAGGCGGGAGGCGCCGACGCTGCCGGCCGCTTCCTCGAGCGA
This Candidatus Methylomirabilota bacterium DNA region includes the following protein-coding sequences:
- a CDS encoding ATP synthase subunit I, whose protein sequence is MAGRTARTDPTPQAPSADGELARRVAWLTAGLVALIATAAFTLAGPAQAAGALVGGAITVANFFWLRWTAGLVLRRAATPSGGPLRRVVWVGATGARFGAVALAFGLAAGAGWLGLVGLLVALAALPVAVVTEGLRVARLA
- a CDS encoding AtpZ/AtpI family protein, encoding MSDEGPRPDRRWVQQLGVLSGVGLTLVISTVLGLWGGHALDGWLGTSPWLTLVGLLLGIAAGFVNLFRATGVFDGRQDRQD